The Helicobacter cetorum MIT 00-7128 region CTATCATACCCCCTATATTCTAATTCTTTCAAGCCTTCTAAAAGGATTTGCTTTTTTTCACTATTTCCTATGTAACCTACAATCCCACACATTTAAAACACCAACAATTCTCTTTTGATTTTATTTAAAGCATTTATCAATTCCTTTAAATGCTCCACTTCTTCGCTTAATTGTGCGAAAAACGCCTCATTCACGCTACTAGGCATATCCATACTCCCTCTTTTAATCTCAATAAAATCCCCCAAATTCAAATTCGCTAATTTCAAAAGCATTTCAATTTCACTCTGTGCATCTTCAATATCCGCTAAAATCTTGCGTATTTTTTCAAACATCTTATTGCCTTTAATTTTAGAAATATTGCATGATAGCCAAACTATCCTTGATAAGCTTTAAGCGTGTTTTCTAAAATGCGTTTAACTTTAGCGTGATTTTCTTTAAATTCCTTATGAGCGTTAGTTCCCACATAATTACTCACACAAAAAATCCCCTTAGCTTTCAAAGAAAAGGTTTTAGCCACGCTTAGCACGCTAAAAAACTCCATATTTTCTAATAAAATATTATTTTGAGCCATTTTTTGAGCAAAAATTTCATTAGTGTGAATGTAATTACTGCTATTAAGTTTCACTCTTTGAAAAAGGGCTTTCTCTTCGCATTCTATTTGTATCGCATTATCTAAAGGCGTATAGCTCTTAAAGTGAGTAAAACTCTCTTCAATTTGATAACATTCAACACTTTCAAACACGCTTAAAAGCTCAATTTCTTGACTATAACTCCCAGCACTCCCTATAAAAACAAGGCTTTCTATACTAGGATTTTTTAAGCATAAGCAAGTGAGATTTATCGCACTTTCTATTAAACCCACTCCAATAGGAATAGCTCCTTTTAACATTTCATTTCTTCCAGCACAAAGTAACATTATTTCCCTTTAAAATCTGATAGTTTAGTTTACCCATAGTTTAGTTCTATTTAATACAATAATTATAGTAAATTCTAAATTCTAAAGTTTCAAGTTAAAGAAACAAATTTTGGCTAAGGGCGGTGTTATTATGAGCATTTTATTGTTTATTTTGTTTCATTATTCAGATGCATCTCTTGTTTTTGCTTGCTTACTTTTCTTATTTAGCGTATTGTTTGCCTATGGATTGATTTCTATTAGCTTGTCTTATAGGCGTATTAAAAAAATCAAAAAACTTCCAAAAATACCCTATAGAGCTAGTTTCTAGCTTATCCTCTTATCCCTAAATATTTCTCAAGCCTCACTTAATATCCATTGATACCTAGTCTAAAAAATCAGTTTTAAAATTCTAGTCATTTTCGTTCACATTTTAATCCTAAGTTAAGCACATTTCATTCATATTTCATTCACACCATTTTTGAAGATAGCCAAACTAATCCCCTCGTTTGCGCTATAATACGCCTATGAATAGTATTGAAAAAGAAATCCTTGATTTAGTGAAACAAAAGGTCAATCCATCTGAGTTTGAAAGCTATTTGAGCCAACTCAAATATAATTCCAATAAGAGCAAAAGCGATATTGCTGTTTTTTCTGTGCCAAATATGCTAGTGTGCAATTATATTAAATCCAAATATTCTGCCCTACTTTCAGAACTTTTGAGTCAAAATAAAATCGGCAAGCATTTAGCTAATAGCGTGCAAGTGCAATTTGAAGTTGGCTCTAAAATCCAAGTTGCTGAAAAACCTATCATCAATTATAATGCGAGCAAATCTAGTATCAATGCCTCTTACACTTTTGAAAATTTCGTGGTAGGCAAGTGCGGGAATAATGTCTATAAAATCGCTAAAGACATCGCCCAAAGCGATACGCCCCCTTGTAATCCGGTGCTTTTTTATGGTGGCACAGGATTAGGCAAAACGCATATTTTAAATGCTATTGGTAATCACGCTTTAGAAAAACAAAAAAATGTTGTGTTACTCACTGCTGAAGAATTTATGAATGATTACAAAGCCCGCTTGCACAATAAAACCATGGATAGCTTTAGAGAAAAGTATAGAAATTGTG contains the following coding sequences:
- a CDS encoding DUF2443 family protein encodes the protein MFEKIRKILADIEDAQSEIEMLLKLANLNLGDFIEIKRGSMDMPSSVNEAFFAQLSEEVEHLKELINALNKIKRELLVF
- a CDS encoding purine-nucleoside phosphorylase, with translation MLLCAGRNEMLKGAIPIGVGLIESAINLTCLCLKNPSIESLVFIGSAGSYSQEIELLSVFESVECYQIEESFTHFKSYTPLDNAIQIECEEKALFQRVKLNSSNYIHTNEIFAQKMAQNNILLENMEFFSVLSVAKTFSLKAKGIFCVSNYVGTNAHKEFKENHAKVKRILENTLKAYQG